A single window of Cervus canadensis isolate Bull #8, Minnesota chromosome 17, ASM1932006v1, whole genome shotgun sequence DNA harbors:
- the LOC122455212 gene encoding cathepsin G-like isoform X2, which yields MLCVWKGETPAAVTGAELLEDAATPAPDGISSASWAGTGQIIGGREARPHSRPYMAFILIRTPGGLKACGGFLVRDDFVMAAAHCLGSQMNVILGAHNVRTLEGMQQRVPVLRPIPHPGYSPWSHSNDIMLLQLVNRVQRNRFVKLVPLPQTQNRLRPGTRCTVAGWGLTGPNMRTDTLQCVQLSVQRDRVCRRRFMSYNGRTQICVGDPRQKSAFVALDSDLSSTSQSSLNQKVLFFYFLPVPLATDHSACCSQIYLDPVAWSRSWSKLSHLFI from the exons atgCTTTGTGTCTGGAAGGGAGAAACCCCAGCAGCTGTGACCGGGGCAGAACTTCTGGAAGATGCAGCCACTCCTGCTCCTGATGGCATTTCTTCTGCCTCCTGGGCTGGGACAG GGCAGATCATCGGAGGCCGAGAGGCCAGGCCCCATTCCCGCCCCTACATGGCATTTATTCTGATCCGAACTCCAGGAGGTCTGAAAGCTTGTGGGGGGTTCCTGGTGCGTGATGACTTTGTGATGGCAGCAGCTCACTGCCTGGGAAG CCAAATGAATGTCATCCTGGGGGCCCACAACGTCAGGACACTGGAAGGCATGCAGCAGCGCGTCCCTGTGCTCAGACCCATCCCCCACCCCGGGTACAGTCCGTGGAGCCACAGCAATGACATCATGTTACTGCAG CTGGTGAACAGAGTCCAGCGTAATCGATTCGTGAAGCTGGTGCCTCTGCCTCAGACTCAGAACAGACTCAGGCCTGGGACCCGGTGCACCGTGGCCGGCTGGGGCCTGACTGGTCCGAACATGAGAACAGACACGCTCCAGTGTGTGCAGCTGAGTGTGCAGAGGGATAGGGTGTGCAGAAGACGCTTCATGTCATACAACGGCCGAACACAGATCTGTGTGGGGGACCCGAGACAGAAGTCTGCCTTTGTG GCACTGGACTCTGATCTCTCAAGTACTAGCCAGTCCTCTCTCAATCAGAAGGTATTGTTCttctattttctcccagtcccaCTGGCCACAGACCATTCAGCCTGCTGCTCTCAAATCTATCTGGATCCCGTGGCTTGGTCTAGGTCTTGGTCTAAGTTATCCCATCTTTTTATCTGA
- the LOC122455212 gene encoding cathepsin G-like isoform X1 → MGETPAAVTGAELLEDAATPAPDGISSASWAGTGQIIGGREARPHSRPYMAFILIRTPGGLKACGGFLVRDDFVMAAAHCLGSQMNVILGAHNVRTLEGMQQRVPVLRPIPHPGYSPWSHSNDIMLLQLVNRVQRNRFVKLVPLPQTQNRLRPGTRCTVAGWGLTGPNMRTDTLQCVQLSVQRDRVCRRRFMSYNGRTQICVGDPRQKSAFVVERILDGGRGRQEQWKSPHTVLPKLSDIYFEPQSTTQVKTQSSGNSQCRPISPPKDIPAIEPLQGS, encoded by the exons ATG GGAGAAACCCCAGCAGCTGTGACCGGGGCAGAACTTCTGGAAGATGCAGCCACTCCTGCTCCTGATGGCATTTCTTCTGCCTCCTGGGCTGGGACAG GGCAGATCATCGGAGGCCGAGAGGCCAGGCCCCATTCCCGCCCCTACATGGCATTTATTCTGATCCGAACTCCAGGAGGTCTGAAAGCTTGTGGGGGGTTCCTGGTGCGTGATGACTTTGTGATGGCAGCAGCTCACTGCCTGGGAAG CCAAATGAATGTCATCCTGGGGGCCCACAACGTCAGGACACTGGAAGGCATGCAGCAGCGCGTCCCTGTGCTCAGACCCATCCCCCACCCCGGGTACAGTCCGTGGAGCCACAGCAATGACATCATGTTACTGCAG CTGGTGAACAGAGTCCAGCGTAATCGATTCGTGAAGCTGGTGCCTCTGCCTCAGACTCAGAACAGACTCAGGCCTGGGACCCGGTGCACCGTGGCCGGCTGGGGCCTGACTGGTCCGAACATGAGAACAGACACGCTCCAGTGTGTGCAGCTGAGTGTGCAGAGGGATAGGGTGTGCAGAAGACGCTTCATGTCATACAACGGCCGAACACAGATCTGTGTGGGGGACCCGAGACAGAAGTCTGCCTTTGTG GTGGAAAGAATACTTGACGGTGGAAGGGGGAGGCAAGAGCAGTGGAAGAGCCCCCATACAGTCCTTCCTAAGCTCAGTGACATTTATTTTGAGCCCCAGAGCACCACCCAAGTCAAGACTCAGTCCTCAGGAAACTCCCAGTGCAGACCCATCTCCCCACCTAAGGATATTCCAGCTATTGAGCCCCTTCAAGGCAGCTGA